The following nucleotide sequence is from Bos taurus isolate L1 Dominette 01449 registration number 42190680 breed Hereford chromosome 3, ARS-UCD2.0, whole genome shotgun sequence.
aacagacaataaataaaaaataaaatatatcagaaGGTGATGTAtgctaaaatatacatttatatgtatatcttatatacatataaaatcatgGATGTTTTTAGGTatggataaaaataaagcaggaaaaggagataagaatgccaAGGGTAAAAGGTGAAGTTTAATCAAAGAGTTAAAGCAGAGTGTAAGCCTTATCGATCTGTGGAAAGAACTTTCCCAGCAGAGGCAACATcctatgcaaaggccctgaggcacgCGTATGCCTGAGATCTTCAAGGGGCAGTGAAGCCAGTATGTCTGGATGAGTGAGGGGAAGAAAAGCAGATGAGGTCTAAGAGGTAGGTCATTTAGGGCCTCGAAGCCATTGCATGGACTTTAGCTTTTACTCTGAGTGAGACTGAGTGTCAAACAGATTTAAGAAAAGAATTAAGAATTCTTTTCTGGGAGGAGGGGCATTATAGAGGTaggggattaaaaggtacaaGCTATTGGGTGTAAAATAGCTACAGGGAAAtattatataacacagggaatatagcaaatattttataataactacaaatggagtataacctttaaaaattgtgaatcactatattgtacccCTGTAATTTATACAATATTACATATTAActatcagtttcagttcagtcgttctgtcatgtctgactcttttcgactccatggactctttgtgaccccatggactgcaacacaccaggcctccctgtccgtcaccacctcctggagtctactcaaactcatgtccattgagtatgtccattgagtcagtgatgccatccaaccacctcatcctctgtcgtccccttctcctcccaccctcaatctttcccagcatcagggtcttttcaaatgagtcagttcttcgcatcaggtggccaaagtattggagttttagcttcagcatcagtccttccaacgaatattaactatacttcacattaaaaaaataataataacttttttcTCATGCTCCTACTTTTGGTAATTTATGGCCAGGCAACTAAAGATTGGAAAACAAGTAGGAGGGTAGAGGTTGGCAGGGCAGAAGCGAAGGCTTCCAAGACCCAGCGGCATGACAGAATTCCTTAAGCCCTACCAGAATCACCTCTCCCCTGATTTCTGATCACTTTCTTCCCCAGGGTTAGAatacaaacagaaacaaagtgAACTGGCAGCTGTGCCTCAAGGGTGTCTTGCTCTCCAGAAGAGAAAACATTTCACAAGCATTAGAAGGTAGCATCTGGACTGCCACTGCCAGCTTCCTGGGGCCTGTCTGCCTTGGCATCCAAGCCAGCAAGCTGCAGTGGGATTCAGATTCCAATTCTAATCACTCACGTATGCCATTTTCCCGGGGTTTAGGAAGAGGGTGAAACAACAAAGACAAGAGGGTGGGAGAAAGAGTCCCGAGTCTTTCCTTCTCcgttattcactcaacaaatgtttattgggcATCTATTATCTGCAAGGCAGAAGATAAACCTAGGCTGACTTGGTTTAAGTCCTTCCTGGCTAAACGACTTTGGGCAAGTAATATAAATgagcatttatttaatatttactatATGCCAGCCACTGTGAAAGCACTaggcagaaaacagagaaatgggCAGGGAAGTAACTTCATGGAACTTACAGTCTAGTTAAGGAGCTGCGTGGGAGCTAGGGATAAAACAATTGCAAATTATGATAAGTGGTCTAAAGGAAAAGgtgctgaaaaagaaaacaggaagcgCGCTCTTTCCAGTTGGGTAAAGGTAGCATGTATGCCGATGCCTGAGGCATGAGAAGGGCCCGGCCACATAAAGAAAATGGGGAAGGGTGCTGCAGGCAAAAAGAACAGTATCTGCAAAGGCTAGGAGGTGAGAACGGAGCTTGCTGTATCTCGGGAATTGAACGAAGGGCAGTGAGGGTGGACCAGAGTGAGTGAAGGGAGAGGAGCGCAGGATGGGGTGGAGAGGGGGACAAGGACCAGGTCACACACACCTGTACTGACTGTGAGAAGCATTCGATTTTATTCTAAATACCCACATGGAAGCATTGGTAGATTTTAGCAAAACGGAGTGACAAGAACCAATCTACTCACTCGACAAGTATCTACTGAGCACTTACAGTTCATCAGCCCCTGAGACACAGTGTCACAGAACCTGGCACACAGTgagggctcaataaatgttagtgggGACAAGGAAGAGGCAGGAGCCAAGCGCGACGCGCAAAGCCTCCGTCTCGCTGATCTGGAGAATAACCTGGCCACTGACACCTGaaagtcagtcagaaaaagaaaaagtttgggATGAAAAATGTTATAGTTGAGTAAAATTTCAGAGGTATGTGCCTGCCTTCAAGTTGAAAGGTCCAACAGTCAGAATATCTGTCCAGAGCTCTGGACAGGTTAGTctgggaaaagaaatagagatTTGGACATATTAGAAAAGGACAACCCTAATTGTAGATGAAATCAAATGAGGAGACAGGGGTGAAGACAGACTCCAGAGAAAATTTTTCCTAGGATGCTTCTCTAACATTAAGATTACCAGCATCTGTTCCAAAGAATCTGATACAAAGGGTCAAGGTGGAGTCCATGTATTTAAATTTTACCAAATACTCTAGATGAAAAACTGttaaaagaaagagacaaagttACAACGCTGTGGATGTTTCAGGGTAGCAAGCGCCTACAGGTCCTGCTCTTGGCAATATGCTTTGCCCTTTCAGAAGGAAATCTGGCGGTATGTTTATTAAGACCCTCAAAAATGTcatctcttgggacttccctggaggtgcaGTGGTTACAATGCCGTGcgtccaatgcagggggtgcaggtctgAACCCGAGTCAGGGAATTAAAACCCCATATGCTGCgcggccattaaaaaaaaatgttatctctGGACACAGTAATCCCATTTCTAAGAAATACTTGTGAACAAAAAATACAGGATTATTTTTCAAGATTATATTACATCTtgaacttaaatttaaaaatacccagGAAAGGCATCCAACTCAAAAGCTCACACTATCACCACTGATTCCATCTTTAAATCCCATGGATTTTGTCCCTCTCCACCCATTCTCTGCCAATATTCCACAAATCTTAGTTGATCCTGATGCATGGAGAACATACTCAATGTTCTACAGTCAAAGATTTTACTTGTCTGATTCCCTCCACTATAATATTAGCTCTCTGAAAGCAAGAACCATATCTTATTCATCTCTGAATCCTCTTGAATTCAAATGTTTGCTGTATGAATTCTCCCATTAAATCTCCGATTCGAACATGCCCGGGGCGATAGCGTCTGTCTCATTAGTAACCCATCCTCCAACCTCAGCCTCCTAGTTCCCGCTTACCTGCATAGAAGTGGTAGAAGGGCCACCAGACAGCACTGTTTGGGATGTAAGTAAGCAGTGAAGCCACGTAGCCTCGGTAGAAGCCACGAAGTCCATCAGCCCGCAGGATCTGCCTGATGATGTCCTTGGTTTGGCCAAAGGCAACTACCCCTTGTCCCTCTGGATTCCCTCGCACTTGGAAGCGGCCCATTTTTTCACCCTTGCGCTGCATCATCAGATGCTGGGAGACCACGTCAATGGGCACTGTGATGCTCTGGGCCACGAGAGAGGCCGAACCACCAGCCACCAGTGATTTGACTGTGTTGCTCTGGCTGTAGTCAGCTACGAACTTCCGGGTGAGCTCATAAGTGGTGACATAGCACTGGCCAGATATGAGGGTGAAGGTGTTGACCAGGAACCCCCGGTAGAGGCCAGTCACACCATCCGCCCGTAGGATCTTGATGAAAGCGTCGAAGGTCCCATGGTAGAGGCTCCTGCCTTTCTGAACCTGCAACCGAGTGCGGATGAGGGTGAACGGGTAGACGCTGACGCGGATCATCATCGTCATTGCCACACCGAACACGTAGAACTTCTTCTTGTCCAGGTGCTCCCACTCGATGATCTGGATGTTACGTTTGtcctccattgtgcctggagacCTGGGGGCTGGAGCAGGATGGAGGGAATATGAAGGAGATCAGAGTTCACACTTTCTCCTCTTGGCTAGGCTCTGAAACGCTATTCTCAGGCTTCATCTCCTGGGGTACTCACCTCCCAAAGCTTAGACTTCAACTAATCTGGCTCTGCCAACCCCTGCCTGATTCTTCCTTCACAGATCAAGATGCTCCCCATCCTTTACCAGTCCACGCATATTCAGGACCCCTCCTGTGAAAGCTGTTTCTCACCTCAGGGACTCCCCTGTCCCCAGTCCCACCTCAGCTCCCTGCTCCCAGCTTGCTGGACTCAtctgctctctctgcctctgccagGGCCCTGGTGTCAGGCCATACTCTTTTCCCTTCTCTCACTCACCCAGACAGCTCAGGATGCTGTGGACAAACCAACCATGTGACAGGAGGCAAGACCTTTAGGTGGGCTAATGGGATGTCACGAAGCGACATTCCAGGGGTTCGTAAAACCTCAAGGGAAGCGCTCCATTTCTGACGCCCCTAGGCCTACTGAGAAGGCAAGGCTTTCAGCCTTCAGCCACTGAGCCTCAGCAGACTACCTCTTTTAGCACCATTTACCAGCTGACTCACCTGACTTTATTTCTGGTTTCCTGCGTTGGCCCCTCTGAGCTTCCCTGACCCACACTCACTACACTTACATTGTCTCTGGTCTGCATTAGAAGAAAATGTGAGGAAGAAAGCCAACAGGGCTTTCATACCACAgccaccaccccctccctccctcccctttaatgaaagaaattaggAAGTCAGAAACAAGTCAAAGGTCAGAGTCCTCTTTGGTTATTAGATAACTCACCCGAGAGAAAGAAATGAACCACCTGAGAGCTAAATAGCTTCCCTGAAAAATCTTGACAACTGTAGAGAACATGCGTGGCCCCCTTATCCCCAAGCACAGAAACAGTAACCTCAGCCCTAGACAATGCAGGGAGATTCCAGTGACAGAAGACAGACAGACTCTGCCTTTGATACACTCAGTCTCTTCAAGGAGACTCAGTATCCCTCTGGGGAATGGACATAAGAAACAGAGATAAAGCAACCAGGGCAAATTAAATACATGTGGCCCTCATGTTACGTGTATCCAAAGAGTAAAGTTTCAAACAAAACTCATAAGCTTACAACTGTAATAACTATATAAAATCAGGAGCTTCCAACTTAAGAAATGTCAAATGAGACCACATCATATACTGGACATAGACCCAGTGACAATGTGATGTGCTCCTGTGTAGGATACTGGACATTTGCAGCCAGAAGGAGAAAGTGGAAAGTTAAATTCCAGGAAGTGAGAAGTCAGGGGCTCCCCAAATTTTAAGTAGCTTCTTGGTTTACAAGGTTAGCTTTTTGGAATTCCCTTagctggactgcaaggagatccaaccagtcctttccgaaggagatcagccctgggatttcttttgaaggaatgatgctaaagctgaaactccagtactttggccacctcatgcaaagaggtgactcaatgaaaaagactctgatgctgggagggattgggggcaggaggaaaaagggacgacagaggatgagatggctggatggcatcaccaactcgatggacgtgagtttcagtgaactccgggatatggtgatggacagggaagcctggcatgctgcgattcatggggttgcaaagagtcggacatgactgagcgactgaactgaactgaactgagttggaCTGTATCACCttcattaaaatacaaaatacctgCAGTATAAACTCAGTACATGTGAGCTGAAGGGAAAACCTCAGCTTCAAGGTGAGACATGCATGAGGCACATGTAACCAAGataggcttcctggaggaggacaaaGCAGGTGAATGGAGAAATACATGTGGACAgtggaagggagagaaaaatggCTGAAACCACGGAGTTAACCAGAACAGAGAACTGAGGTCATGGGGAATGAACTAGAGATTGAGTTCTAGGAAGAGAACCTTTGGAAACTGATGTCCCACTTGCTGTGGGCCCTTCCTCCAGCCTCAGCCTACGACACCCACCAAGTCCAGTGGAGAAATCTTCTCCTTTGAGGCCCTTCAAAAGAATGGGATCACTGTACCATTGAAAAGCTAAGTGGGTGTTTGTCATCCAGGGTCCCAAGGTCATGTGTCCATTTCTActgagagaggaggaaagagagggagataCTAGGATTCACTGAATGCATGTTACCTCATATAATCCATACAACTTAACTTGTGTACAGTTAGACACTTCTGCTAAATGAGAAAGCAGAGATACAAACAGGTTAAAAGAAACaggcctaaggtcacacagttgtTCAGCGGTGGAGGCAGGACATGAGCCAAGCTTGCTCCTCTGCTCCATcatgccctctgccctctgggaGTTGAGGAGTTCCAGCACAAATCACCTCTGTTCTGTCTGAAGCTAAGTCATTCCAACCCTGGGAGGCAAAATTAATGCCCTCACAACTGCCAGTCACGCAAGGGTTAAGCATAAGCTCCTGGCCGTGCAGATGCCCAGGGATTTCTCTCAGCTTTGTTCCAGAGAAACCAAGAGCTGCCTCTGCTTTCCCAGCGTGTTTGTGGAGGGACTGAGCAGAGCGGCTGGGCAGGCCTGTTGTCGTCACAGGACAAATACAGCAGGACTCAAGCAGGAGAGCCTCTGCCCGGCTCATGAGTAGTGCGTGACAGGCAGGGCAACAAAGGACTCTGTCCCAGAACCTGGTTTTGAGGGCACCATCTCAACTTAGGAAACTGAATGACAGAGAACCAACATCTTCTGATTACAACAGCACCCGGTGCCTCACTTCCCCACtttcctccatctccatctctcACATGTGCCAGTCTAGTTTAAAttcccagaaagaaagaaggatgcTCCATGGCCAAAGCAGGAAGCTTCCACCATTGCCATGATGACAGAGGAAGCCGCTATGGGTCATGCCACAAAGGGCTGAGCCTCTACAGTTGAAGGTGAAGGCACTGCATCTACTCTCCCTACCCCTTTGAAAGGTAGGGCTGGTCCCAAAAGTTGGGATCTCAACCTGCTCTTTGTTCTATAACCTCCCAATGTCATGCAGAAATGTCAAAACCAGTTCCTTCTGTCTGTCCCTCAGGAAAATCCTTCTTGCAGATACCTGTACGCTCACTTCCTGCAGCCTTCCAACTCAATCAGTCCAGCTTCTTTATGACTCTTTCCCAGACCCTCATTTGTGTGGGTGTGGacatgctcagttgcatccgactctttgtgaccctatgcactgtagcctgccagcctcctctgtcatgggattttccaggcaagaacactggagtggttgccatgccctcctccaggggatcttcccaacccagggatcgaacctgcgtctcttatgtctccagcattgggaggcgggttcttttaccactgcaccacatgGCTCGCACCACACGGCTCCAGTTGTGAACTGTCTCCAATCTTTTAACATAGCTTAGACACAAAGGTTAAAGTGCTTCATGTGGAGACCCACCAGATGACCCAGGACGTCCTGAAGTCATCAAATGAGATGTCAGAGGCAGAGGCCTCATTGATGAGCCTATCAGAAGAGAGGGACAAACTGGCCCAGGCAGGTATACTCCCCCTCCACTTCACTCTCCCTGTACCAGAAAAACTACACCAGACTTCACTAGGATCTCAGATAAGGTTCTGGTTCAGGACAACACAGAATCACCTGGAACGTAAGGTCATTCTATGGAAAGAACACTAGTAGTCAGGAGATCCAAGTGTGAGTTCCACTACCATTACTTTCTAGTAGGATTGGAACCAAATCACTTCTTTgaaattcagtttcctcatctctgaaatggggCTAATAAAGCCTGCCATAGCTATACAACAGTTTGGGGCAACTCACCTGAGGTAATATGTGTGAAAGCATTTTGTAAACAACAAAATACTTCTATTATTGCAGAAAGCTCTGCTGAACAGTGCTGCTCTAAATCTCTGCTACTCAGAGTGCGGCACAGACCAGTAGCATGGGCGTCACCTGGGAGTTTGTAAGAAATACAGAATTTCAGGATGCTCCACAGACCTGCTGAATAAGAGCCAACAGGATCTTGGGTGATTAATACATATATCAGAGTTGGGAAAGTACTGCCTTAAATATTAAGGACTGTCAGTATTATGACAATGGTAACAACTACTCTAGGATCCAGGGTCATCTGACTCCATCCTGACTGGTCACCAGGACTGGGCTCAATGATGTCTACTAGGCTCATTCAGATCTTATCAGTCAACAACCCCCACCAAATCAAATCGACACCTAAAACTTCTGACAAGTCATCTGTGGGGTTTGGGCCCCACTTCTGTGCTGGAAACAAGATCTTTGCTTCCTCCTCTAAATCTTACTGAATCTGCCTGAAGGCTCTGCATCCTGGGAGCTATCTACCACATGAATGTGAATGTATTTCCACGCTTGCCCACCAGTCTTAATGAATATGCATTTCCTTAGGGAAGTTCCCTGGCATGCCTCCAACCTCTCCCTCCAAGAGAATCTCCGCTCTGGGACATGAAGAGATTCCCACCCAGCCTTCCTTTGGTCTTTCATAGGCTCCCATGTGATGCTTCACGACAGACACCACATGACAATCCTCTTCACCTACTCCATATGACACACGCTTTAAGCTGCTTCTGTCCTGGCCCCCGAACTGCCGCCTCTGGATCCTCGGACTTGTCCCTCGCCATGCCTCTCGCCATGCTTCTTTCGTTGTCAGCGAACCTCATGCTCCTCCGACAGAAAGAGATGACTAGTTGGAATCGTCCCTCATTCCCCAAACTGCGTGGCGGGCTCCCACTGAAGTGCAGCCGGGCACTGCAGGCACCCGCTGCCTCCTTGACAGGTCCAGCCCCTCGGAGACCTTAGTCCTCAAGCACCCCAAGCAGGTGGTTTCTTACCTCCTCAGATCAGGGTGGTTCCGCCGCGTCTGAGGTGAACTCCAGGTGCGGACCTCTAGGCTGCAGGtcccattttatcctctgtttcTGGCGACTGATGGCCTCCGGTCGCATCTTCCTCCATCTCGACCGGGCTCCCGGTACTGACGGAACCGGAAATTGGGACCTTGTCACTCCCTCCCCTTGAAGGGGCGGAGATGAACGGCGCCAATTCCACCAATGGAGTTCTGAATCTTCagcctctccccccgcccccgcagcgAGAGTGGAAGTTCCTGGAAGCCATCTTGGATTTGGGCAGAGGCCACGCCTTCATTACCTCGGACATGCCCTCGGCTGTACAGCGCATGCGTTTTCTTTCGCCGGCTCTTCTTGAGTATCTTGTTCTAATTGGGTCACCTTGTGTTTCGATGCTATTGGAATCCTTAAATTCAAAGCTAAtctgttatttttctcatctgttgaGCCAAAACAGAGGCTAATGTGCTGAGCAGGAAGGACTAAATTTCGACAACCAATTTTAACGTTTGAGAGCTCAAAGAATTGCAGGAATAGAGGACATCCTGGAGGTGGAGTAGTCTCTCCCAGCTCTAAAACAATTTGCCTATACATGGATTTAAAAGAAGAGGCAGAACCCT
It contains:
- the SLC25A44 gene encoding solute carrier family 25 member 44 isoform X4, whose protein sequence is MRFADNERSMARGMARDKSEDPEAAVRGPGQKQLKACVIWTGLWSILKFCISYKLPGDAHATGLCRTLSSRDLEQHCSAELSAIIEVFCCLQNAFTHITSAPRSPGTMEDKRNIQIIEWEHLDKKKFYVFGVAMTMMIRVSVYPFTLIRTRLQVQKGRSLYHGTFDAFIKILRADGVTGLYRGFLVNTFTLISGQCYVTTYELTRKFVADYSQSNTVKSLVAGGSASLVAQSITVPIDVVSQHLMMQRKGEKMGRFQVRGNPEGQGVVAFGQTKDIIRQILRADGLRGFYRGYVASLLTYIPNSAVWWPFYHFYAALIPLPKGVPSHCLSSRLGASGCSHCFHPHQSHGRHPNPSTG
- the SLC25A44 gene encoding solute carrier family 25 member 44 isoform X3 → MRFADNERSMARGMARDKSEDPEAAVRGPGQKQLKACVIWTPRSPGTMEDKRNIQIIEWEHLDKKKFYVFGVAMTMMIRVSVYPFTLIRTRLQVQKGRSLYHGTFDAFIKILRADGVTGLYRGFLVNTFTLISGQCYVTTYELTRKFVADYSQSNTVKSLVAGGSASLVAQSITVPIDVVSQHLMMQRKGEKMGRFQVRGNPEGQGVVAFGQTKDIIRQILRADGLRGFYRGYVASLLTYIPNSAVWWPFYHFYAEQLSSLCPKECPHIVFQAVSGPLAAATASILTNPMDVIRTRVQVEGKNSIILTFRQLMAEEGPWGLMKGLSARIISATPSTIVIVVGYESLKKLSLRPELVDSRHW
- the SLC25A44 gene encoding solute carrier family 25 member 44 isoform X1 → MRFADNERSMARGMARDKSEDPEAAVRGPGQKQLKACVIWTGLWSILKFCISYKLPGDAHATGLCRTLSSRDLEQHCSAELSAIIEVFCCLQNAFTHITSAPRSPGTMEDKRNIQIIEWEHLDKKKFYVFGVAMTMMIRVSVYPFTLIRTRLQVQKGRSLYHGTFDAFIKILRADGVTGLYRGFLVNTFTLISGQCYVTTYELTRKFVADYSQSNTVKSLVAGGSASLVAQSITVPIDVVSQHLMMQRKGEKMGRFQVRGNPEGQGVVAFGQTKDIIRQILRADGLRGFYRGYVASLLTYIPNSAVWWPFYHFYAEQLSSLCPKECPHIVFQAVSGPLAAATASILTNPMDVIRTRVQVEGKNSIILTFRQLMAEEGPWGLMKGLSARIISATPSTIVIVVGYESLKKLSLRPELVDSRHW
- the SLC25A44 gene encoding solute carrier family 25 member 44, with product MEDKRNIQIIEWEHLDKKKFYVFGVAMTMMIRVSVYPFTLIRTRLQVQKGRSLYHGTFDAFIKILRADGVTGLYRGFLVNTFTLISGQCYVTTYELTRKFVADYSQSNTVKSLVAGGSASLVAQSITVPIDVVSQHLMMQRKGEKMGRFQVRGNPEGQGVVAFGQTKDIIRQILRADGLRGFYRGYVASLLTYIPNSAVWWPFYHFYAEQLSSLCPKECPHIVFQAVSGPLAAATASILTNPMDVIRTRVQVEGKNSIILTFRQLMAEEGPWGLMKGLSARIISATPSTIVIVVGYESLKKLSLRPELVDSRHW
- the SLC25A44 gene encoding solute carrier family 25 member 44 isoform X5; this translates as MRFADNERSMARGMARDKSEDPEAAVRGPGQKQLKACVIWTGLWSILKFCISYKLPGDAHATGLCRTLSSRDLEQHCSAELSAIIEVFCCLQNAFTHITSAPRSPGTMEDKRNIQIIEWEHLDKKKFYVFGVAMTMMIRVSVYPFTLIRTRLQVQKGRSLYHGTFDAFIKILRADGVTGLYRGFLVNTFTLISGQCYVTTYELTRKFVADYSQSNTVKSLVAGGSASLVAQSITVPIDVVSQHLMMQRKGEKMGRFQVRGNPEGQGVVAFGQTKDIIRQILRADGLRGFYRGYVASLLTYIPNSAVWWPFYHFYAG
- the SLC25A44 gene encoding solute carrier family 25 member 44 isoform X2; protein product: MRFADNERSMARGMARDKSEDPEAAVRGPGQKQLKACVIWSDAHATGLCRTLSSRDLEQHCSAELSAIIEVFCCLQNAFTHITSAPRSPGTMEDKRNIQIIEWEHLDKKKFYVFGVAMTMMIRVSVYPFTLIRTRLQVQKGRSLYHGTFDAFIKILRADGVTGLYRGFLVNTFTLISGQCYVTTYELTRKFVADYSQSNTVKSLVAGGSASLVAQSITVPIDVVSQHLMMQRKGEKMGRFQVRGNPEGQGVVAFGQTKDIIRQILRADGLRGFYRGYVASLLTYIPNSAVWWPFYHFYAEQLSSLCPKECPHIVFQAVSGPLAAATASILTNPMDVIRTRVQVEGKNSIILTFRQLMAEEGPWGLMKGLSARIISATPSTIVIVVGYESLKKLSLRPELVDSRHW